A single window of Vigna unguiculata cultivar IT97K-499-35 chromosome 1, ASM411807v1, whole genome shotgun sequence DNA harbors:
- the LOC114193727 gene encoding AT-hook motif nuclear-localized protein 15 has protein sequence MANRWWAGNVGMIREQELMENNNNANTTPTNSSNSNTNANTNTTEEEVSRDNGDDQNQNLGSHEGSEPGSGGRRPRGRPPGSKNKPKPPIVITKESPNALRSHVLEIASGSDVAESIAAFANRRHRGVSVLSGSGIVTNVTLRQPAAPAGVITLHGRFEILSLSGAFLPSPSPPGATGLSVYLAGGQGQVVGGTVAGSLVASGPVMVIAATFANATYERLPLEDEQGEEEMQVQQQPPQQQQQQQQSQGLGEQVSMAMYNLPPNLLHNGQNMPHDVFWGAAPPRPPPSF, from the coding sequence ATGGCGAATCGGTGGTGGGCTGGGAATGTGGGAATGATTAGAGAGCAAGAGTTGATGGAGAACAATAACAACGCCAATACTACTCCGACCAATAGCAGCAACAGCAACACGAACGCCAACACCAACACCACGGAGGAAGAGGTCAGCAGGGACAACGGAGATGACCAGAACCAGAACCTCGGAAGCCATGAAGGTTCGGAGCCCGGAAGCGGTGGTCGGAGGCCACGTGGCAGACCTCCCGGTTCCAAGAACAAGCCCAAGCCGCCGATTGTCATAACCAAAGAAAGCCCCAACGCGCTCCGAAGCCACGTGCTGGAAATCGCCAGCGGCAGTGACGTCGCAGAGAGCATCGCCGCCTTCGCCAACCGCCGCCACCGCGGCGTGTCGGTCCTCAGCGGCAGCGGCATTGTCACCAACGTCACTCTCCGCCAACCCGCCGCCCCCGCGGGAGTCATCACCCTCCACGGAAGGTTCGAGATTCTCTCCCTCTCCGGCGCCTTTTTGCCCTCTCCTTCGCCCCCTGGCGCCACCGGACTCTCCGTCTATTTGGCCGGAGGGCAGGGGCAGGTCGTTGGCGGCACCGTTGCGGGTTCTTTGGTGGCCTCCGGGCCGGTGATGGTGATCGCCGCCACATTCGCCAATGCTACTTATGAGAGGCTGCCGCTGGAGGATGAACAAGGTGAAGAGGAAATGCAAGTGCAACAGCAACCGccgcagcagcagcagcaacaacaacaatctCAGGGTTTAGGTGAACAAGTTTCAATGGCCATGTATAATTTGCCTCCTAATTTGCTACACAATGGTCAGAACATGCCTCATGATGTGTTTTGGGGAGCTGCTCCACCTCGTCCTCCACCTTCCTTCTGA